The following DNA comes from Terriglobia bacterium.
CTGATTTCGAAGCATGGGGAATCGTGGAAATCGCAATATGATCCTTCGCAGGTCACGGAAGAGCTGACCCGGTTCCAGGTGGAAACCATCGCCGTGGCAGGCCTGCTCAACATGGAAGTGGTCGTTGAGCGGACCACCCGTGATGAGCGGTATTATGCGAAGAATAACCGTTCAACCCCCCGCAAAATCGGGTCTCACCTTTACCTCTTTGACTGCATCAATTGTGACAAGTGCGTTCCGGTCTGCCCGAACGATGCAAATTTTGTCTACGAGACGGAGCCCTGCTCCCTTGATTATGTTAATTACCGGGTGACGCCCGGGGAGCTGCTGGTGGAACCGGGCGGACATTTCGAGGTCCGGGAGGCCCACCAGCTTGCCACCTTTCAGGATTTCTGCAACGAATGCGGCAACTGCGATGTCTTCTGCCCTGAAGACGGAGGTCCCTACGTCGAAAAGCCGCGCCTGTTTGGTTCATCGGCGGCGTTTGAAAAATGGGTATCCCATGATGGATTTCTGGTTGAACTGGGCCAGCACGTGGAGCGGATGCGGGCGCGCCTTCATGGCGAGGAGTTTTACCTCGAGGTCGATCCGCTCGGCGACCGGGCGCGGTTCCGCACGCCGTTGGGAGAAATCGAATTCGAGTATTCCACACGCAGACCCCTGGAACAACGACTCTTGGAAGGGGTCGACGAGGCGCGGATCGACGTGCGGAACTTCCTGACGATGAATTCCGTGTTGCGAGGAGTGCTGAATCCGAAGTATGTGAATTACGTAAACGTGGGCAGTGTCTCGGTCCTGAAGAGATGATTCGCTTCCTTGCCATCCGTCATTGAGAGAAATAGCCTCACGCCGACGTGGCAAGGCGCAACGATCTAATGCCGTTCAGCACCTTTTCCGGAGTGATCGGGAGATCGCGAATCCGGACTCCAACGGCGTTATAGACGGCGTTGGCGATGGCAGGAGCAACTCCATTGATTGGAATCTCGGCGATCGCTTTCGCCCCATAGGGCCCGGTCGGTTCGTAAGTCTCCACCAGAAACGATTTGAGTTCGGGCATATCCACAGCCGTATAAATGTTATAGTCCTTGAAGCTGAGATTCAGCGGCCTCCCCTTCTCATCAAACACCATTTGCTCGGTTAAGGCGTACCCCAGCGCCTGGGCCACAGCGCCTTCAATCTGTCCTTCCGCCATTTTCGGATTGATGGCCACGCCACAATCCACCGCGGTGACCAATCGAAGCACCTTCACAATGCCCGTCTCCACGTCCACCTCCACCTCGGCGAACTGGGCGCAGAAGGGCGGCGGAGAGTCATAAGACATGTGGGATGCATGCCCCTGGATCTGAAACTGATGCTCCTGGTAAAGGGAACGCAAGCAGACTTGCTCAAAGGTCACAAAGCGCCCGTCTGGAGCACACACCTTGCCATTGTGAACAACGAGATCCTTCTTCTCGGGGCGGGCGGCGGTGATCGATTCCGCGGAGGCCGCATGGAGCGCTTTTCCTTTTACAGGATCCAACATCTCCTCGGCGACCTCCAGGATCTGCTCTCGCGCCTGCTCGCAGGCTTTCTTGACCGCGCTCCCGGAAATGTAGGTGGTCGAGGAGGCGTACGCGCCGGGATCGAACGGCGTCATATCCGTGTCGGAAGAGTAGACGATGATCTTGTCGGGTGAAGTTCCGAGGGCTTCTGCGGCTACCTGGGCAAACATGGTGTCTGCCCCGGTCCCGATATCGGTCGCGCCGACCTTCAAGTTGAACGAGCCGTCCTCGTTCATCTTGATCCATGCCGCGCCCATGTCGACACCGGGAATTCCGGAGGCCTGCATGGTACACGACATCCCGACTCCACGGTAAAGTGGGTGCGACACCCCGGATTTCAGATCGGAAATTTCAGATTTCAAATTTGTCGGATTTGAACTTGAATCCGGGTCCCTATCTGAAATTTCAGATCTCAAATCTGAGATCCCGGTATTCGATGAGTCAGGGCTCCCGGAACCGAGGATCCTCGCCCGCGGATCCGGATTTCGATTGGTCTTCCACCTCACCTCCTCCGCTCCGCGGTCAATGCATTCATCCAGCCCACAGCTCTGGATCGTTTGCTTGTAGCCCTCGCGTCCTTCTCCCAGCACCTCCGCAATGGGCGTCGGCTCCCCTTCCCGCACATGGTTCTTTCTCCTGAATTCCAGGGGATCAAGCCCCAGCTTCTCGGCCAACTCATCCATGTGCGAGTCCAGCGCGAAAAATCCCTGCGGGCTCCCATAACCCCTGAAGGCGCCGGCCACCGGGAGATTGGTATAGACCGCGTTGGCCTCGAAGTGGATATTCGGAAAGCGGTAGAGTGACAAAGCCCGGCTGCCACTCACGCATTGCACGGTGAGCGCATGGGTCCCGTAGGCGCCGGTGTTTTCCAGGATGTCCATCGAGATGGCCGTCAGGCGACCATCTTTCTTGACGCCGGTTTTCATTCGAACAATCTGCGGATGGCGCGTGCGGGCGGCATGGAGTTCCTCCGCCCGCGTGAACTCAAGCCGGCAGGGCCGTCCGGTCCGCACCGTGACCAGGGCACACAGGTCTTCAATCAGGATTTCCTGCTTTCCGCCGAATCCCCCTCCAATCCGCGGCTTAATGACACGGATCTTCTGGACAGGGAGCCCGATCAAGGGCGCAATGATGCGGCGGACATGAAAGGGCACCTGCGTGGAGGTCCGCACGATCAGCCTTTCATCTTCATCCAGCCACGTGATCGTGATGTGCGGCTCGATGGACGCCTGCTGAACGTAATGAACCGCATATTCTCCCTCGTGGACCAGTTCGGCTTCGGCATATCCCTTTTCGACGTCCCCCACCTCGGCCCGCACGTGGGCGGCAATGTTCCGCTGGGGAGAATGGATTCCCCGCTTGTCGGGGTCCAGATGAAGGCGCGGCGTTCCGGGATCAGACGCCCTTCGCGGATCAAAGTTCGCGGGCAAAGTCTCATAATCCACCTCGATCAGCTCCAGCGCCCTTTCAGCCACCTCCTCAGACTCTGCAGCCACACAGGCCACCCGGTCACCCACAAAGCGAACCACCGAATCAAACATCACGGTGTCGTAGGGGGACGGCTCCGGCCAGCCCTGACCGGCCGTGGTGTAAGGGACCCGGGGAACATTCAAATACGTGAGGACACAGCGAACTCCACGAAGCTCTTCCGCCCGCTGCACTTCAATCCTCTTAATTCGGGCATGCGCATGCGGAGAATGCAGGATCTTTGCATGGAGCATGCCTTCCATCTTGATGTCGTCAACAAATGTTCCCTTGCCGGAGGCCAGCTTGACGCTGTCTACGCGGCGAACACTTTGATTGACGCTTTTGAATTCACGTGTGGGCATCGCTTCACTATGACCTCAACAGGCCCCCCAACCGGGGATTCTCAAGCGGGGATGGGACGACGCCTGTTCACTTCTGCTCCAAAACCAGTTTCTCGGCAGCGCGAAGAACCGCCTCGACGGGTTTGAAATAGCCTGTACACCGGCACAGATTCCCAGCCAACGCCTCTCGGACCTCCTGTTCAGTGGGAGGCCGTCGCTTGATGCCGGGCTTTCTCTTTACGGGCGTGACCTTGGTCTTCCGTTTGATGGATGGAAGGTCGATCAAACCCTTTTCAACGAATAATGCCAGGCTCGACAGGATCATCCCGGGCGTGCAGTATCCGCATTGAATCGCATGGGCGTCGACAAAGGCCTGCTGAAGGGGATGCAACGATTCAAAAGCCGATGGATACTCCTCCCGGGAAAAGGCCGCAGGATTCTGAAATGAAGACCTCGAAGCAGCGGAGGAATCTGAAGGCTTGTGCCCGGCTTCCGGACCAGCCTCTTGGGCCTCAGAAGGCTCGTCGGGGCGGGATGTATCGTTCATGCTGGCCTTCACCCAGGGGACGCCCTCAAGGGTTATGACCTCGCGCTCGTCCACCTGGGCTGCCAAGAGGATGCAGGTATTTACGACTTTTCCATCAACGATCACCGCGCAGGCGCCGCAGTCCCCCGTTTCGCATCCATGTTTCACACTGAAACAACCGGCTTCTTCCCTCAGCAACGACAAGAGGCTGGTGTTTGCAGGAACATCAAATTCCCTTTGCTCCCCGTTCAAGGCAACCGACAGTTTCATATACTGATTATTTCTCCTTCGAACACCGGCGGAGTAAGCGTTGGATCAGCACCGCAGCGATCGTCTGTCGATAAGTTCCCGAGGCTCGAGCATCACTTATGGGGCGAAGTTCGCCCCAGCCGACTGAACCGGTGGACTCAATCACTTCCGACGTCAGCACCTTTCCCTGCAAATACGATTCAAGCGGGGTGAGCCGGCAAGGCACTTCAGCAAAAGAGCCTAATGCCACCCGGGCTTCGGTGCATTGATGATTTTCGTCAAATGCCAGGACCGCCACCCCAGAAACGAGGCTGGGTTGGGATTCAATCTGCTCGATGTGCTCAAAAGCGGCAGAGCCGGAGGGAGCAGGCGTGGACACCACGATTTCCAGGAGCAATCCCGGAATCGCCTGGCCGATTCCTGTTTTCCCGCTCCGGAACGCCGGCATTGACCAGAAATCCGAAATCGACATCTCCTTTTCTTCCAGCGACAGGGTCATGAGCTTGACGCGCGCCTTGAGGGCCAGCAGGACCGTGGCCAGATCGCTCCGCTTCCAGTTCGCGCAAATCTCTCCCCCCACGGTCCTCTGATTCCGGATCATTCGGGACACCGAGTTGCGGCGGCACGCCCCAATGAGGATTCCATTGGCGAATTTTGCCAGCCTCGGATTTTCGAGAATAGATTGGAGGGTCGCCATCGCGCCGATGTGGACCGCTCCCTCTTCCCGCTTCAACATTCTCAGCTTCAGCGAGGAGATATCAACCACCTCCTCGACATCCCGGCGGGAAGCAGCCAGCAGATGGGTCCCGCCCGCCAATACGACACATCGCCCCGGATTTGCGCTGAGGAGGCGGACGGCAGCTTCGATGGAGCGGGGACGATAGTACTTTCTTAGGTTAAGCAGCATGAATTCATTTCAAGCGAATCAGCACGGGCGTTCTCTTTTCATGATCTCCCAAAGACGTGCTGAAGCTGGAGGCTGACTTAGCTTGCGGACTCTTTGTTTCTCTTCCGCGAACGGCTTAACATCTCTGTCGAGAGGCGGTTCTGGGATGCGACGAGCGCATCCAGGTCCAGATCTAGAATCTTGCCGGCCTCGACCACAATTTTACCATTGACCATCGTGGTGTGCACAGCATTGGATGACTGCGAGAACACCACGGCCGCCAGGGGGTCACTCATTGCTCCCGCAAAGCTGAGCTGGTTCATGTCGATAAGAACCAAATCAGCCGCCTTGCCCTCTTCAATTGAGCCGATCTCATCGGCCCAACCCAAAACCCTGGCGCCTCCCCGCGTTGCCATCCATAAAACATCTTCCGCAGACATCCATGGGGTTGAAGCGGCGGGTTTGGTGCCCCGCGGAACGGCTCCTCCCCTTCCGGCTTCGGGCAGTCGGTGAAGCAACAGCGCCTGACGGATTTCCGCGAGGAAATTTGACGTGTCGTTGGAGGCAGAGCCATCCACTGCCAACCCCACAGGCGTCCCTCCTTCAACCAGACCGGGGACCGGGGCGATGCCGCTCCCGAGCCGCATATTCGACGTGGGACAGTGCGCGACACCGGTGCCTGTCTTCGCGAAAAGGTCCACCTCGGCATTGTTCAGATGAACACAGTGGGCAAACCAAACATCCGGCCCGAGCCAGCCCAGCTTCTGCATCAACTCGACCGGGCGGCACGAGTAAATCTTCTGACAGTATTCCTCCTCGTCACTGGTCTCGGCCAGGTGTGTGTGCACGCGCAACCCATGCTGGCGGGCATATCGAATGGTGCCCTTCATGAGCGCAGGAGTGACCGAGAACGGGGAGCAGGGAGCAAGGGCGATGCGACACATGGAAAACTTCGAGGCATCATGAAATCGCCCTACCACCCGCTCGCAATCCCGCATTACCTCCGCCTCACCCTGGACCACATCATCAGGTGGCAGGCCGCCCTGGGACCGGCCCCGGGACATCGACCCGCGGGTCGGATGGAACCGGATTCCCATCTCCCGAGCCGCACGAATTTCTTCATCATGAATCCCTTCGACTCCGCGGGGAACCAGGTAAAGATGATCTGTGGTGGTTGTGCAACCTGAAAGCAAGAGCTCCGCCAGGCCGACCTTGGTGCTCGTGTAGACCCCCTCGAGGGTCAATTCACGCCACACCTCATAGAGTGCCACCAACCAGTCAAACAGGGGAACATTTTGGACTTCCGGGATGTTTCGGGTCAGGGTCTGATACAAATGATGGTGGCAATTCACAAACCCTGGGAGAAGGATCTTCCCGGCGGCATCAATCACGCGATCCGCCTGCCCTTCGAAAGGGCCAGAGCCTATCTTCTCAATGACATTTTCCCGAACCAGCACAAACCCGTCATGAATTTTTTCACGGCGGTCGTTCATCGTAACAATTTGCAGGGCGTGCTGAAACAGGATGGTTCCCAACGAAGTCTTCCCCCCAACACATTCCTGAAACGCTCGTTTCAAGGAATAGCAACGATACTATAGCGCAACTGTCAAATAATGCACCCTTGCGGCCCATGTGGCTGATCCCCCCTGGGTCCGAACACATGGAACCCTTGAACGAATTTCTGGCGGGATCGAGGGGCGTTCGATAAAATAGTGATGCGCGCTCTTTCCCCGAGCGCCATGTGGGGGCAAGAAGAAGGCCTAATCATTTCATCAACCCTTGTCGATAAGTCCCTATGAGGACTCAAATCCCCAGGGAAGTTACGAAGGATCAGGGCATTAGTGTCTATATCCATTTGATCAGATTCCTAATACGCCCGGAGATCGACCCAACTTACAAGCGGATGCCTATTTCAACGAACAGTCGGAGGCAGGCATGAATAAGAAACCGGGGGGCGAGAAGAGCGCGAAACCCACGAAGAGAAAACCTGCACGCCCGAGTGTTTCTCCACGGGTCGGTCGTACGGCAGTCCCGCCTCTACAAGACCGGATTCTTGTTCTTGACTCGCAAGGGAAGATCCTCGAATCCAGCCCGGCAAACCCTGCTCTGCCCGATCGAGGGGCTCAAAAAATCATCGGAAGGACGCTCCAGGAATTGTTTGCTCCGGCTCAGGCGGATCTCTTCCTCGGCCAGATCCGACGGGTCCTGAAAGAACGCAAGCCCATCCCGGCCGAATTCTCTCTCCAAACGGGCGGACAGGAAGCATGGTTTTCCGCCACCATTTCGCCGAAGTCGAAGGAGTCGGTGATCTGGGTAACTCGCGACATCTCCGAGCTCAAGAAGGCGCGGGAGGCCGCGCAGAAAGCTGAGCAGCGTTACCTCAGTTTGTTTGAAAATTCCCTGATCGGGGTGTACCAAAGCACGCCGGATGGAAGAATCCTGGGGGCAAATCCCCCGCTGGTCCGCATGCTGGGATACGAGTCCCTGGATGAACTCTTAAAGACCGACATCGAAAAGAATTTATACGTGGACGCATCAGTTCGCCGGAAGAATTTGGAAACGCTCAAGAAAAAAGGAAGGCTTGCCGGAGCCGAGTTTGAGTTGCGGAGAAAAGATGGCCGCCGGATCACCGTGTCGGAACATGCCCACACCGTCACCGACGGTGAAGGAAGAATTCTGGCCTATGAGGGAACCCTGATCGACATTACCGCGCGCAACCGGGCCCAGGAAGCGGTGGTTGAGAGCGAACGGCGCTTTCGTATCATGGCCGACAGTGCCCCCGTTCTGATGTGGATCTCGGACGCCCGGGGAGGGTGTACCTTTTTCAACCAGGGGTGGTTGGATTTTACCGGCCGGACCCTGGATCAGGTCCTCGGCGACGGGTGGACGGCCGACGTCCACCCGGATGACCTGCCCCAATGCTGGCAGACTTATCAGGCCGCGCTCCAGGTCCACCAGCCCTTTCGGATGGAATACCGCCTTCGACGTGCGGATGGGGTGTATCGATGGATCCTCGACACCGGGCTCCCCCGTTTTGAATCGGACGGCAGTTTCCAAGGGTACATCGGCTCAGGGACCGACCTGACCGAGTTAAAGGTCGCTACCGAAGCCCTGAAGCACAGTGAAGAGAAACACCGGTACCTGTTTGAAAACTCGCCGGTCGGAATTTACCGCAGCTCTCTTGCCGAAGGGACGATCCTGGACTGCAATCACGCCATACTGAAAATGTTTGGAGTTCCCGATCTCAAAGGAGGCCGAACCCTCGATACCTACCTGAACCCCGGTGACCGGGAGCGGATGAAAAACCAAATCCTGAAGAAGGGCGTGGTCGAAAACTTTGAGACTCAACTGAAACGCGCCGACGGCTCACCCTTCTGGGCTTCCATCTCCGCCAAGCTGCGCGAAGGGGAGGAGGTCCTTGAAGGGGTTATCACCGACATCACGGAACACAAACAGGCGGAGCGAGCCCTGCGTGAAAGCGAGGACCGCTACCGGGACCTGGTGGAACACAGCCATGATCTGATTTGCACGCACGACCTCGAAGGCAAGATTCTCTCCGCCAACGAGGCCGCTCTTAAGCTTCTCGGCTATAGCCAGACGGAGATTGTCGGCAAGAACATCCGCGATTTCCTGCCCCCTGAGGTTCAGGAGGAATTCGAGGCGTTCTTGGCAGCCATCAAAAGCCGCGGTTCCGTCCACGGTTTCATGCAGGCGCAGACCCATAGCGGCGAGAGACGCATCTGGGAATATCAGAGCACGATCCGTACGGAAGGAGTGCAAACACCGGTCGTTCGGGGAATGGCCCACGACATCACCGCCCAAAAGCGCGGCGAGCGAAGACTCCGGAAGATCAACGAGTGCTTGTTGAAGTTTGGGGCCGACCCGCTCGAAAACATCAATCGTCTCACGGCCGTGTGCGGTGAATTGATGGGTGCCGCATCGGCTCTGTACAATCGTCTTCATCACGGGATGCTGTGCTCCTGGGGCCAGTGGAGCACTCCTCCGGACTTCAAACCGGAAGACAACCCCGAGGGACATATCTGCTCCGACGTCATCAAACAGGGTCACGACGAGGTCACCGTGGTCCGCCATCTGGATGAGTCCCCTTATGCCGCAACGGACCCGAATGTGAGGGCCTTCCACCTGAAAACCTATGTCGGCCGAACCGTTTTGGTGGCGGGCGAGCCTGTGGGATCGCTGTGCGTCGTCTACCAAAAGGATTATGTTCCCAGCGAGGATGAGAAGAGGATGATGAGCGTGATCGCTTCCGCCATTGGCGTGGAGGAGATGAGGAGGCAGGCGCGGCAGGAGCTCCACGATGCCAATGAAACGCTCCAAGCTTTGATTGAGGCTTCTCCTTTGGCCATCAACAGTCTGGATCGCGAGGGAAGGGTGCTGCTTTGGAACCCGGCGGCTGAGAAACTTTTTGGGTGGACCGAGCAAGAGGTTCTGGGCAAGGTCAACCCCTGCATCCCGCCGGGGGGAGAGGCGGAATTTCATCAAATGCTGAGGCGGGTCATCGACGGCTTTGCCTTTACCGGTCTGGAACTCCAGCGATTGAGAAAAGACGGGTCCCTGGTCGACGTCACCGCTTCTGCCGCCCCCCAGCGCGAGAGCGGGGGAAATGTGAAGGGGGGCCTCGGGATCTTTGCGGACAATACCGAACGCAAGCGCGCGGAACGGGAACGCCAGGTCATCTTTCAAATCATCGAAGGGGTCAACCAGACCGACAATCTGGATGAACTGCTCCGCTTGATTCATCAATCCCTGAGCCGCATTGTCCAAGCGGAAAACTGCTTCATTGCGTTGTATTCGAAGGAGGATGACATCCTGGAGTTCCCGTTTTTCATCGATCAATACGATTCCCCTCCCGCCCCGATGAAAGCCGGGAAAACGGCCAGCGCCTATGTGTTGCGGACCGGCAAGCCGCTGCTCCTCACGGAAGAGGGTTTCCGCCACCTCGAGGAACAGGGAGAAGTGGATCTGTTCGGAACCCCCTGCCCTGCCTGGCTGGGCGTTCCGTTGAACACTCCTGCAGGAACCATCGGGGTGCTCGTGGTTCAACACTACCAGGATCCCCATGCCTATAACCAGAGAGACCTTGAATTTCTCGCCTCCGTGGGGAATCAGATCGCCCTCGCGATTGAACGCAAGCGCACTGAAGAAGCGCTTCGACAAAGCGAAGAACGGTACAGGGCTTTCGTGCGGCAAAGTTCTGAGGGGATCTGGCGATTTGAGGCAGAACCTCCCATCCC
Coding sequences within:
- a CDS encoding (2Fe-2S)-binding protein: MKLSVALNGEQREFDVPANTSLLSLLREEAGCFSVKHGCETGDCGACAVIVDGKVVNTCILLAAQVDEREVITLEGVPWVKASMNDTSRPDEPSEAQEAGPEAGHKPSDSSAASRSSFQNPAAFSREEYPSAFESLHPLQQAFVDAHAIQCGYCTPGMILSSLALFVEKGLIDLPSIKRKTKVTPVKRKPGIKRRPPTEQEVREALAGNLCRCTGYFKPVEAVLRAAEKLVLEQK
- a CDS encoding FAD binding domain-containing protein; amino-acid sequence: MLLNLRKYYRPRSIEAAVRLLSANPGRCVVLAGGTHLLAASRRDVEEVVDISSLKLRMLKREEGAVHIGAMATLQSILENPRLAKFANGILIGACRRNSVSRMIRNQRTVGGEICANWKRSDLATVLLALKARVKLMTLSLEEKEMSISDFWSMPAFRSGKTGIGQAIPGLLLEIVVSTPAPSGSAAFEHIEQIESQPSLVSGVAVLAFDENHQCTEARVALGSFAEVPCRLTPLESYLQGKVLTSEVIESTGSVGWGELRPISDARASGTYRQTIAAVLIQRLLRRCSKEK
- a CDS encoding 8-oxoguanine deaminase, which gives rise to MGTILFQHALQIVTMNDRREKIHDGFVLVRENVIEKIGSGPFEGQADRVIDAAGKILLPGFVNCHHHLYQTLTRNIPEVQNVPLFDWLVALYEVWRELTLEGVYTSTKVGLAELLLSGCTTTTDHLYLVPRGVEGIHDEEIRAAREMGIRFHPTRGSMSRGRSQGGLPPDDVVQGEAEVMRDCERVVGRFHDASKFSMCRIALAPCSPFSVTPALMKGTIRYARQHGLRVHTHLAETSDEEEYCQKIYSCRPVELMQKLGWLGPDVWFAHCVHLNNAEVDLFAKTGTGVAHCPTSNMRLGSGIAPVPGLVEGGTPVGLAVDGSASNDTSNFLAEIRQALLLHRLPEAGRGGAVPRGTKPAASTPWMSAEDVLWMATRGGARVLGWADEIGSIEEGKAADLVLIDMNQLSFAGAMSDPLAAVVFSQSSNAVHTTMVNGKIVVEAGKILDLDLDALVASQNRLSTEMLSRSRKRNKESAS
- a CDS encoding PAS domain S-box protein, whose protein sequence is MNKKPGGEKSAKPTKRKPARPSVSPRVGRTAVPPLQDRILVLDSQGKILESSPANPALPDRGAQKIIGRTLQELFAPAQADLFLGQIRRVLKERKPIPAEFSLQTGGQEAWFSATISPKSKESVIWVTRDISELKKAREAAQKAEQRYLSLFENSLIGVYQSTPDGRILGANPPLVRMLGYESLDELLKTDIEKNLYVDASVRRKNLETLKKKGRLAGAEFELRRKDGRRITVSEHAHTVTDGEGRILAYEGTLIDITARNRAQEAVVESERRFRIMADSAPVLMWISDARGGCTFFNQGWLDFTGRTLDQVLGDGWTADVHPDDLPQCWQTYQAALQVHQPFRMEYRLRRADGVYRWILDTGLPRFESDGSFQGYIGSGTDLTELKVATEALKHSEEKHRYLFENSPVGIYRSSLAEGTILDCNHAILKMFGVPDLKGGRTLDTYLNPGDRERMKNQILKKGVVENFETQLKRADGSPFWASISAKLREGEEVLEGVITDITEHKQAERALRESEDRYRDLVEHSHDLICTHDLEGKILSANEAALKLLGYSQTEIVGKNIRDFLPPEVQEEFEAFLAAIKSRGSVHGFMQAQTHSGERRIWEYQSTIRTEGVQTPVVRGMAHDITAQKRGERRLRKINECLLKFGADPLENINRLTAVCGELMGAASALYNRLHHGMLCSWGQWSTPPDFKPEDNPEGHICSDVIKQGHDEVTVVRHLDESPYAATDPNVRAFHLKTYVGRTVLVAGEPVGSLCVVYQKDYVPSEDEKRMMSVIASAIGVEEMRRQARQELHDANETLQALIEASPLAINSLDREGRVLLWNPAAEKLFGWTEQEVLGKVNPCIPPGGEAEFHQMLRRVIDGFAFTGLELQRLRKDGSLVDVTASAAPQRESGGNVKGGLGIFADNTERKRAERERQVIFQIIEGVNQTDNLDELLRLIHQSLSRIVQAENCFIALYSKEDDILEFPFFIDQYDSPPAPMKAGKTASAYVLRTGKPLLLTEEGFRHLEEQGEVDLFGTPCPAWLGVPLNTPAGTIGVLVVQHYQDPHAYNQRDLEFLASVGNQIALAIERKRTEEALRQSEERYRAFVRQSSEGIWRFEAEPPIPLHLSLDEQIELFYQNAYLAECNDVMAQMYGFPTAQEIVGARLCDLLPRSEARNVETLRHFIRSRYRLNEAETLELTKEGEPRNFLNNLVGIIEQGSLVRAWGTQRDITAQKQAEEALRESEERYRRLVELSPEAIVVHCEGIFVFVNSAAMQLFGAAQPEDLIGTPILDRVHPEHRVVVATRIGKLVGSKEPVPLIEEKFLRLDGSVIDVEVTAIPFVYRNKPAAQVAIRDITARKRAEESERRLLRAVEQTDEVIFMTGLDGTISYVNPAFEKIYGFSSVEAIGKTPRIIKSGFLSQQYYEQFWKTLLSGKSIRGEVTNRTKDGELVTVETSVNPVVNPEGTMIGFISVQEDVTERKLLENQLRQAQKMEAVGRLAGGVAHDFNNLLTAIAGYSDLMLMRLPLGDSLRRHAEEIKKASDRAASLTQQLLAFSRKQVLQPKLLDLNSVVSDMDKMLRRLIGEDIELVTLRSHDLGKTKADPGQVAQVLMNLAVNARDAMPKGGKLIIETANEDIDEAYASRNPGMHAGSYVMLGVSDTGSGMDPDTQKHLFEPFFTTKELGKGTGLGLSTVYGIVKQSGGYIWVHSEVGKGSAFKVYLPRHEEGGKASQMKAEQAALLQGTETILLVEDEDGVRDLVRDILQMNGYTVLEASAGEEALQRCKQHNDVIHLVLTDVVMPLMSGRELAERIVPLKPGIKVLYMSGYTDDTILHHGPLGADMAFLQKPFTPEILARKVREVLDGGGRDSKPNI